The nucleotide window TCCTGAGAGAGGCGCTGCATCGAGCTCTCATCCGCACGAGCGCTGGGCGCCGACCGAAGGATCTGCTCGGCGCCGCGATGATCCCGGCTTCTCTCGACGGACTTCCGGCCCGCCCTGCAAGATCCTTCGGGCGCGCAGGCTTTGGGTAGAACGCGAGTCCGGTGCTCCGCGCCCTCAGGATGACATCCGGGAGGGGCCCACTGGGTCTGATCACGCTCTCCGAGGATCGTCCACGCGCGACATCATCCCCCCGCCACGCCTGCGCGGTTGCACGGCGGGTGGGGGGATGATCTATTGCGCACCTTCACCCCATCTCCCGCGTCGTCCCACTCTCGATCTCGCCCGGCATGAGGCACGCCTTCACCGCGCTGGACTGGGCCGTCCTGATGGCGTACCTGGTCGGCGTCACCGCGCTGGGCACGCTGCTGGGGCGGCGGCAGAAGGACGCGCGCGACTACTTCCTGGCCGACCGCTCCATCCCCTGGTGGGCCATCTGCTTCTCCGTCGTGGCCACGGAGACGAGCGCGCTGACCTTCATCAGCGTCCCCGCGACGGCGTACGGCAGCGACTTCTGGATGCTGCAGCTGGCTATCGGCTACGTGATCGGCCGCGTGGCCGTCTCCGCGCTCCTCCTTCCCGGCTACTTCCGCGGCGAGACGCTGACCGCGTACGCGCTGCTGGAGCGCCGCTTCGGCCCGGGGACGCGGCGCTTCGCCTCGGTCGTCTTCCTGGTCACCCGCGTGCTGGCGGACGGCGTGCGCGTGTTCGCCACCGCCATCCCCATCCGCCTGATCACCGGGCTCCCGTACTGGCAGGCGATCCTGCTGACGGGCCTCTTCACGGTGATCTACACCTGGTACGGCGGGCTGCGCGCCGTCGTCTGGGTCGACGTGGTGCAGCTGTTCGTCTACCTGCTCGGGGGGATCGCGGCGCTGTGGATCCTGGCGCGCCTGGTGCCGGGGGGATGGGGCGGGATCGTGGCCGCCGCGCCGGGGAAGATGCGCATCGTGCACCCGGAGGGGGGATTCGCGAGCCCGAGTTGGGTGCTGACGGGCGTCGTGGGCGGGACGTTCCTGTCGATGGCGTCGCACGGCGTCGACCACATCATCGTGCAGCGCCTGCTGGCCGCGCGCTCGCTGGGCGACGCGCGCAGGGCGCTGGTGACGAGCGGGGTGGTCGTCTTCCTCCAGTTCGCGCTCTTCCTCTGCGTGGGGACGGGGCTGTTCGTGTTCTATCGCGGGCGGGCGTTCGCCGCGCCGGACGAGATCTTCCCCACCTTCATCGTCGAGCAGTTGCCGCCGGGGGTGACGGGGCTGGTGATCGCCGCGATCCTGGCGGCAGCGATGAGCACCATCGCCAGCTCGCTGAACTCGTTGGCCAGCGCGGCCACGCACGACCTGTACGCCCCGCTCACCGGCCGGACGGACGAGACGCACCTGATGCGCGTGGGGCGCACGCTGACGCTGGTGTGGGGCGCGGTGCTGGTGGGCGCGGCGATGCTGTTCCAGTTCGCGCGGCAGGGCACGCCGGTGGTGGTGATCGCGCTGCAGATCGCCAGCTTCACCTACGGCGGGCTGCTGGGCGGGTTCCTGCTGGGGCTGGTTTCGAAGCGCGCGGGGCCGCGCGACGCGGTCGCGGGCATGGCGGTTGCCATCGCGCTGATGGCCGCGCTCTGGGCCGCCCAGCAGTTCGGCGCCATGCCGAAGGTGATCGACAGCCTGTGGTTCGCGCTGCTGGGCTCGGCGGTGACAGTGGGCGTGGGGTGCGCGCTGGCGGCGGTGCGGCGGCCGGTTTTGCGGGGCGAATGAATTCGCTGCGACAACCACACGAAGTCCGCCTTCGCGGACTACCGGCTGCGGCTTGGACGAGGCGGCGGCGCGCGCGACGGGCATCACGCCGGAGACACACGCAGATCCAGCAGTTGCTGTTTCTTCCTTCAAGAACCTAGAGACGAGAACGGACGGGCGCGGTGGATCCGATCCTGTTGCTGAAGGCGGCGGTGATGGGGCTGGTGGAGGGGGCCACGGAGTTCATCCCCGTGTCGTCCACCGGGCACCTGATCATCGCGGGCGACCTGCTGGGCTTCGACCGGTGGCACGGGGCGGAGACCTTCGAGATCTTCATCCAGCTGGGGGCCATCCTGGCGGTGGTGTGGCTGTACCGCGCCAAGATCTTCGGCGTGGTGCGCACCGCCCCGCGCGACGAGCGCTCGCGGCGGCTGATCCTGAACCTGGTCATCGCCTTCCTGCCGGCGGCGATCGTCGGCTTCCTGGCGCACGACTTCATCAAGGACAGGCTCTTCAACCCCGTCACCGTCGCGATCGCGCTGGTGGTGGGCGGCTTCGTCATCCTGGCGATCGAGGCGTGGCACCGGCGCGTCGTCACCGAGACGGTGGACGACGTGCGGCCTCGCGAGGCGCTGGGGGTGGGGCTGGCGCAGCTGCTGTCTCTGATCCCCGGCACGTCGCGCTCGGGGGCCACCATCATGGGCGGCGTGAGCCTGGGACTGAGCCGCGTGGCGGCGACGGAGTTCAGCTTCTTCCTGGCGATCCCCGTGATGTTCGCGGCCACGCTCTACGACCTGTGGAAGAGCCGTGACCTGCTCTCCGGCGCGGACCTGCCGGTGTTCGCGGTGGGCTTCGTCGTCTCGTTCGTCTCCGCGCTGCTGGTGATCCGCTGGCTGCTGCGCTTCGTGGCGCACCACGACTTCCGCGGTTTCGCATGGTACCGCATCGTCTTCGGCCTCCTCCTGCTCGGCTTCTACTGGGCGACGATGCGCGGATAACAGATGGTCTCACGCAGAGTTAGCAGGGTGTAGCAGTGATACTGACCGCTAACTCTGCCAACCCTGCGTGACAAAATTTTTTCTCGATTTCGGGGTTCGGAACGTGTGTTTTTGATGTATATTTCTCTGTGCTTTCATCGTCTTTCATCCGCCGGAGCATGCCATGCGTACAGAAGGCGCGTACTCGGAGCTTGCTGATTTCCTCGCCGCCAACATCGCGCCGGACACGCTGATCGCATTCCGCCCATCCGGGAACACGCGCCGCCGGGTCGTCGACCTCGTCGAGCGCGAAAAGACCTCGGGTCTGTCCCGCGCAGAACGGTCGGAGCTCGACCACTTCCTCTCGATCGAACACCTCATGCGCTTGGCAAAGGCGCGCGCACGTCTGGCGGAGTGAATTATCGGCTGCCGCAATTGATTGTGCATTCCGGCCGGATGTCATTCCGAGCGGCGCCGCTGCTCCGAATCTTCGATCGCGCGGATGCCGGGCGGCGCCCGAGGAATCTGTGGCATACGTCCGAGCGACAGGCGGCCTGTGGCTCAGGAGCCGGCCACAGATTCCTCAGGCGCCACGGCTTCGGCATGGAAGACAGGTCAGCGCGGCGCCTTCGGAATGACATTCCTTCCGGCAATGCGCAGTTGATCCGGAGATTCAGTGTGACAGATCTCCACTCTTGCGTGTGAATGCATCAGAGCGCCCCGGAACGCCTGGTTCCGCGGCGCTCCCGATTTTTGCGTGGCTTGGCGGCGAATCTCGCCTCATATCCCCAGCACCACCTCGCCGGAGGCACGGGTGATCCACGGACGGAGCAGGCTCGGCATGATCGCGGCGGGCGCGCTCGGGTGCGCGCTGGCGGCCGGTCCGGCGCTCGCTCAGGCGGGCGTGGCGCGCGCGGAGCAGGGGGTCACGGCGGAGCGGCTGCTGCAGCACGTGCGCGTGCTGGCCTCGGACCGCTTCGGCGGGCGCGGGCCGGGGACGTTCGGCGAGGACTCGACCGTCGCCTACCTGGCCGACCAGCTCCGGCGGATGGGGCTGCAGCCGGGGAACGCGGGGAGCTTCTTCCAGACCGTGCCACTGGTCGGCACCATCAGCCAGGTGACCGCGTCGGTAGCCGTGCGCGGCCAGCGGCAGGAGCTGAGGCAGCCGGATGACTATGTCGCCTGGTCGATGCGGCCGAATGCGGAAGTGCGCGTCGACGACAGCGAGCTCGTGTTCGTGGGCTACGGGGTGGTGGCGCCGGAGTTCGGGTGGGACGACTTCAAGGGCGTGGACGTGCGCGGCAAGACGGTGGTGATGCTGGTCGGTGACCCGCCCATCCCCGATCCGCGCGACCCGGCGAGGCTGGACCCGCGCGTCTTCCGCGGTCCCGCGATGACGTACTACGGGCGCTGGACCTACAAGTACGAGACGGCGGCGGCGCGCGGCGCGGCGGCGTGCATCATCGTCCACCAGACGGGGCCGGCGGGATACGCGTGGGGCGTCGTGGCGTCGAACACCGGCCGCGAGCGCTTCGACATCCAGGGCGCGGGCGCGCAGCACATCCCCGTGGAGGGGTGGATCCAGCTCGATGTTGCGAAGCGGCTGTTCTCCGCCGCGGGGCAGGACTTCGACGCGCTGGAGCGCGCGGCCGCCACGCGCGCGTTCCGCCCGGTCTCGCTCGGCGCGACGGCCAGCTTCGTGGTGCGCAATGCCGTACGCGAGGTGCGGTCGCGCAACGTCGTGGCGCGGCTCGACGGGCGCGACCCGGCGGCGCGCAGCCAGTACGTCCTCTACACCGCGCACTGGGACCACTTCGGGATCGGCCGCACCATCAACGGCGACTCGATCTACAACGGCGCGCTGGACAACGCCGCCGGACTGGCGTGGCTGCTGGAGACGGCGCGCGCCTACCGTGCGCTGCCGACCGCGCCGCGGCGGAGCATCGTCTTCCTCGCCGTCACCGCGGAGGAGCAGGGGCTGCTGGGCGCGCGCTGGTACGCGGCGCATCCCATCTACCCGCTGGCGCGCACGCTGGCGGACATCAACATGGACATCCCCAACCCGTGGGGCCGCACCCGCTCGATCGTCAGCGTGAGCCACGGCCAGACGACGCTGGAGGGGATCCTCGCGCGCGAGGCGGCGCGCGTGGGGCGGCGGGTCGTGCCCGATCCGGAGCCGGAGAAGGGCTACTTCTACCGCTCGGACCACTTCGAGCTGTCGCGGCAGGGGGTGCCCGCGCTGGCGTTCCTCTTCCCCGGCACGGACTACATCGGCCGGCCGGCGGACTACGGCACCCGCGTCCGCGCCAACTACGTCGCCAACGATTACCACAAGCCGACGGACGAGGTGAAGCCCGACTGGGACCTCGCGGGGATGGTGGACGACACGCGCCTCCTCTTCCGCGTGGGGATCGACGTGGCGAACGGGACGACGTGGCCGCAGTGGAACCCCGGCACCGAGTTCCGCGCCGCCCGCGAGCGGATGCTCCATCCCCGCAACTGCGGCAACTGCGATTAAAGACTGGTCTCACGCAGAGGAGCAGAGGCAGCGGAGAACTGAACGCAGTTCCTCTGCTGCCTCTGCTCCTCTGCGTGAGCTCCTTCTGTTCAGCAGATCACGTCACTGCACCGGCGCGGCGTTGTTCGCGCGGTTGTAGTCGATCAGCACCCACTTTGGATCGAGCATCACCGTCGCGGGCTTCGCGGCGGTCGTCACCGTCACGGTCTGGCGGCGGTCGCGCGAGGTCAGGCGCTGGGTGGCGCCGCCCACCTGGAGGTCGACCGGCATCCACGCCTCGCCGGCGCGCTGCACGGTGACGGTGGTGCTCCATCTCCCATCACCCAGCTGGCGCGCGCGGGCTTCGGCGACGGAATAGTCGAGCTTGTCGGTGCGGCGGATCCACTGGTCCCAGAACCAGCCCAGCTGCTGCCCGCTCACCTGCTCCGCCACCTGCCGGAAGTCCTCGCCCGTCACGTGGCGGAACTGGTAGCGCCGCGCGTACTCGCGCAGCACGCGCTCGAACACCGGCGTCCCGAGATGCTCGCGCAGCATGCGGAAGACGGCCGACGGCTTGGTGTAGGTCATCAGGTTGTACATCCGGAAGCTGCGGAACGCCTCGGCGGGGAGCGCGATGGCCTGCGTGCTGTCGCCGCGCTCGACCTGCTCCAGCGTCTGCATCGTCCCGCGCCAAACGTTGGTCGTGTCGCCCGTCCGGCGGTTCTTCTCCTCCGTGTACCAGCTGGTCATGAACGAGGTGAAGCCCTCGTCCAGCCATCCCTCCTTCCACTCGTTGTTCCCCAGGATCCCGTGCAGCCACTGGTGCGTGGTCTCGTGCACGATCAGCCCCTCGGCGGCGCTGCCGTCCATCACCACCATGGGGAACTCGGTGCCGCCGCTCTCGATGCGGTGGAGGTTCGTCAGCTGCGGCCACGGGTACTGCGAGAGCTTCGACTGCAGCCACACCAGCGCGTCGTACGTCCGCCGCGACGCCTGGTTGTTGGCCCACGACGTGTCCTCGGGGAGATAGAGGACGTGGATGGTGGGGAGCCCGCGCGCCACGGAGTCGGCGTCGCTGACCACCGCGCGCTCCACGATG belongs to Longimicrobium sp. and includes:
- a CDS encoding sodium:solute symporter, whose amino-acid sequence is MRHAFTALDWAVLMAYLVGVTALGTLLGRRQKDARDYFLADRSIPWWAICFSVVATETSALTFISVPATAYGSDFWMLQLAIGYVIGRVAVSALLLPGYFRGETLTAYALLERRFGPGTRRFASVVFLVTRVLADGVRVFATAIPIRLITGLPYWQAILLTGLFTVIYTWYGGLRAVVWVDVVQLFVYLLGGIAALWILARLVPGGWGGIVAAAPGKMRIVHPEGGFASPSWVLTGVVGGTFLSMASHGVDHIIVQRLLAARSLGDARRALVTSGVVVFLQFALFLCVGTGLFVFYRGRAFAAPDEIFPTFIVEQLPPGVTGLVIAAILAAAMSTIASSLNSLASAATHDLYAPLTGRTDETHLMRVGRTLTLVWGAVLVGAAMLFQFARQGTPVVVIALQIASFTYGGLLGGFLLGLVSKRAGPRDAVAGMAVAIALMAALWAAQQFGAMPKVIDSLWFALLGSAVTVGVGCALAAVRRPVLRGE
- a CDS encoding undecaprenyl-diphosphate phosphatase is translated as MDPILLLKAAVMGLVEGATEFIPVSSTGHLIIAGDLLGFDRWHGAETFEIFIQLGAILAVVWLYRAKIFGVVRTAPRDERSRRLILNLVIAFLPAAIVGFLAHDFIKDRLFNPVTVAIALVVGGFVILAIEAWHRRVVTETVDDVRPREALGVGLAQLLSLIPGTSRSGATIMGGVSLGLSRVAATEFSFFLAIPVMFAATLYDLWKSRDLLSGADLPVFAVGFVVSFVSALLVIRWLLRFVAHHDFRGFAWYRIVFGLLLLGFYWATMRG
- a CDS encoding M28 family peptidase, encoding MIAAGALGCALAAGPALAQAGVARAEQGVTAERLLQHVRVLASDRFGGRGPGTFGEDSTVAYLADQLRRMGLQPGNAGSFFQTVPLVGTISQVTASVAVRGQRQELRQPDDYVAWSMRPNAEVRVDDSELVFVGYGVVAPEFGWDDFKGVDVRGKTVVMLVGDPPIPDPRDPARLDPRVFRGPAMTYYGRWTYKYETAAARGAAACIIVHQTGPAGYAWGVVASNTGRERFDIQGAGAQHIPVEGWIQLDVAKRLFSAAGQDFDALERAAATRAFRPVSLGATASFVVRNAVREVRSRNVVARLDGRDPAARSQYVLYTAHWDHFGIGRTINGDSIYNGALDNAAGLAWLLETARAYRALPTAPRRSIVFLAVTAEEQGLLGARWYAAHPIYPLARTLADINMDIPNPWGRTRSIVSVSHGQTTLEGILAREAARVGRRVVPDPEPEKGYFYRSDHFELSRQGVPALAFLFPGTDYIGRPADYGTRVRANYVANDYHKPTDEVKPDWDLAGMVDDTRLLFRVGIDVANGTTWPQWNPGTEFRAARERMLHPRNCGNCD
- a CDS encoding M1 family metallopeptidase → MRLSVTAAAAAALLVPLAAPAQGAGAFQQGVQYRIEARLDEQTSVLHGRARLRYTNHAPRALDTIYLHQHLNAFRPNSAWARRELEQGVDRFQALGPNDHAYERFTSVTVDGRAVRPVYPLSPDSTVAAIPLPARLPPGATAELRMDWDARLATLPRRQGRAGRHYDFAQWYPRIAVYDRWGWEAHPLLPQGEFYGEYATYDVTLDVAADQVIGATGVAVAGDPGYTVTDFEKRFYNRGGGALGLVTEPVAAGRKLVRFHAENVHHFAWSIDPRYRHDIVERAVVSDADSVARGLPTIHVLYLPEDTSWANNQASRRTYDALVWLQSKLSQYPWPQLTNLHRIESGGTEFPMVVMDGSAAEGLIVHETTHQWLHGILGNNEWKEGWLDEGFTSFMTSWYTEEKNRRTGDTTNVWRGTMQTLEQVERGDSTQAIALPAEAFRSFRMYNLMTYTKPSAVFRMLREHLGTPVFERVLREYARRYQFRHVTGEDFRQVAEQVSGQQLGWFWDQWIRRTDKLDYSVAEARARQLGDGRWSTTVTVQRAGEAWMPVDLQVGGATQRLTSRDRRQTVTVTTAAKPATVMLDPKWVLIDYNRANNAAPVQ